Proteins from one Apis cerana isolate GH-2021 linkage group LG11, AcerK_1.0, whole genome shotgun sequence genomic window:
- the LOC107999361 gene encoding kinesin-like protein unc-104 isoform X23, which produces MSSVKVAVRVRPFNNREISREAQCIIEMSGSTTSILNPKAPPGSKDSVKSFNYDYSYFSMDPNDANYSSQLMVYKDIGEEMLEHAFEGYNVCIFAYGQTGAGKSYTMMGKQEEGQEGIIPQICKDLFRKISRNSNECLKYSVEVSYMEIYCERVRDLLNPKNKGNLRVREHPLLGPYVEDLSKLAVMSYQDIHDLIDEGNKARTVAATNMNETSSRSHAVFTIFFTQQKQDSATGLVTEKVSKISLVDLAGSERADSTGAKGTRLKEGANINKSLTTLGKVISALAEIATKKKKKADFIPYRDSVLTWLLRENLGGNSKTAMIAAVSPADINYDETLSTLRYADRAKQIVCKAVVNEDANAKLIRELKEEIQKLRELLKQEGIDVQEGPDGKVTYEKKESRDEIVRVVKREDDVKETRPRIPSHTTSTIAEEAVDQLQASEKLIAELNETWEEKLKRTELIRLQREAVFAEMGVAVKEDGVTVGVFSPKKTPHLVNLNEDPMMSECLIYYIKDGFTRIGSAEANIPQDIQLCGPHILSEHCVFENHEGIITLMPKKGALIYVNGREVTEPVILKTGSRVILGKNHVFRFNHPDQVRERREKGSPVETPGNGETVDWNFAQIELLEKQGIDLKAEMEKRLLVLEEQFRKEKEEADQLFEEQRKSYEARIDALQRQVEEQSMTMSMYSSYTPEDFNNIEEDIFVNPLFDAESNWTEREFQLAAWAFRKWKYHQFTSLRDDLWGNAIFLKEANAISVELKKKVQFQFTLLTDTLYSPLPPDLLPVVDDVLEEEERPFPRTIVAVEVQDTKNGATHYWTLDKLRQKLELMREMYHNEAELSPTSPDFNIESITGGDPFYDRFPWFRMVGRSFIYLSNLMYPVPLIHKVAIVNEKGDVKGYLRVTVQAVVEENNEYSSGVRQSARISFEDDLFGNNQKQNKRNILLTQTLEKNRQILLHEERVVEGHNEQKEIKDEDDIGDADSGRGDSSVSSDMKEEDLPDHLQLGSEFTFRVTVLQAMGISTEYADIFCQFNFLHRHDEAFSTEPVKNTGKGNSPGFYHVQNITVTVTKSFLEYLKTQPIVFEVFGHYQQHPLHKDAKLEYVRQPPKRMLPPSIPISQPVRSPKFGSVLPSPSTSHVHAKYDVLVWFEICELAPNGEYVPSVVDHSDDLPCRGLFLLHQGIQRRIRITIVHEPASELRWKDVRELVVGRIRNTPEPEEEDNDSSVLSLGLFPGEYLEVPGDDRCMFRFEAAWDSSLHNSALLNRVTAYGEQIFMTISAYLELENCGRPAIITKDLSMIIYGRDARVGPRSLKHLFSGSYRNQEANRLSGVYELVLRRSSEAGVQRRQRRVLDTSSTYVRGEENLHGWRPRGDSLIFDHQWELEKLTRLEEVGKVRHTLLLREKLGIDKVSFCNKISHDFTKSEKDVCNMMAKATNETHASPVKLKRSTSKDIYEPWEMSEREKELALKCIKLIQGRIPNKEPILLSDVSPGEDMADMSTSMMSSVISSSSQELSSPERARLQELQESILASESASQSCTIAPAPLGSSSPSKENLVLYVPEVEEIRISPVIARKGYLNVLEHKTNGWKKRWVAVRRPYVLIFREEKDPVERALINLATAQVEYSEDQLAMVKVPNTFSVVTKHRGYLLQTLGDKEVYDWLYAINPLLAGQIRSKLARKGPAATNLNNASPVGLIPPIDQQSNQNKYIH; this is translated from the exons ATGTCGTCGGTAAAGGTGGCGGTGAGGGTACGACCCTTCAATAATCGAGAAATCTCGCGCGAGGCACAATGCATCATCGAAATGTCCGGCAGCACTACtt CGATATTAAATCCCAAAGCACCACCGGGCAGCAAAGATTCGGTCAAGAGCTTCAATTACGATTATTCCTATTTTTCCATGGAT CCAAATGACGCAAATTATTCTTCACAACTTATGGTCTATAAGGATATCGGTGAAGAGATGTTGGAACATGCCTTCGAAG GTTATAATGTCTGTATATTCGCATATGGACAAACTGGCGCAGGTAAATCGTATACTATGATGGGCAAACAAGAAGAGGGTCAAGAGGGAATAATACCTCAAATTTGCAAGgatctttttagaaaaatcagTCGTAATTCAAACGAGTGCCTGAAATATTCTGTAGAAGTCAGTTACATGGAAATATACTGCGAAAGAGTACGGGATCTCTTGAATCCTAAGAACAAGGGAAATCTTCGGGTAAGAGAACACCCTCTACTTGGACCGTATGTTGAGGATTTATCGAAATTGGCGGTGATGTCCTATCAAGATATTCATGATCTTATCGATGAAGGCAATAAAGCAAG aaCGGTAGCAGCtacaaatatgaatgaaacatCTAGCAGATCTCACGCTGTATTTACGATATTCTTTACACAACAAAAACAAGATTCTGCGACTGGATTAGTGACAGAAAAAGTTAGCAAAATTTCACTCGTCGATTTAGCAGGTTCTGAAAGGGCTGATTCTACTGGTGCAAAAGGTACAAGATTAAAAGAAGGtgctaatattaataaaagcttAACAACCCTTGGAAAAGTCATCAGTGCTCTAGCTGAAATT GcgactaaaaagaaaaagaaggctGATTTTATCCCTTATAGAGATTCTGTTCTAACATGGCTATTGAGAGAAAATCTAGGAGGTAATTCTAAAACAGCGATGATTGCGGCAGTGAGTCCAGCAGATATCAATTACGATGAAACTCTTTCTACTTTAcg ATACGCAGACAGAGCGAAACAAATAGTTTGCAAGGCTGTCGTTAATGAAGATGCAAACGCGAAACTTATCAGGGAACTTAAAGAAGAGATTCAGAAGCTACGAGAATTGCTGAAACAAGAGGGTATTGATGTACAAGAAG GGCCAGATGGTAAAGTCAcatatgaaaagaaagaatcta GAGACGAAATTGTCCGAGTAGTCAAACGTGAGGACGATGTGAAGGAAACTCGACCTAGAATCCCGTCACACACTACATCGACTATCGCTGAAGAAGCAGTAGATCAATTGCAAGCTTCGGAAAAACTTATAGctg aattgaatgaaacatgggaagagaaattgaaacgaaCCGAGCTAATTCGTTTGCAACGTGAGGCAGTGTTCGCTGAAATGGGAGTTGCTGTGAAAGAGGACGGTGTTACTGTTGGTGTGTTCTCTCCAAAAAAGACTCCTCACTTGGTGAATCTGAACGAGGATCCTATGATGTctgaatgtttaatttattacatcaagGATGGCTTCACGCGTATCGGTAGTGCCGAAGCTAACATACCACAAGATATTCAGCTATGTGGACCTCATATATTAAGTGAACACTGTGTTTTTGAGAATCACGAGGGTATTATTACTCTAATGCCCAAAAAAGGAgctttaatttatgtaaatggaCGCGAAGTCACTGAGCCAGTTATTTTGAAAACCGGATCTCGTGTCATTTTAGGAAAGAATCATGTATTCAGATTCAATCATCCTGATCAag ttcgcgaacgaagagaaaaaggatcTCCCGTTGAAACTCCTGGAAATGGAGAGACAGTTGACTGGAACTTTGCACAGATCGAATTGTTAGAAAAGCAAGGAATCGATTTAAAGGCTGAAATGGAGAAAAGACTATTAGTTCTGGAAGAACAATTCCgtaaagagaaggaagaagcaGATCAATTGTTCGAAGAACAAAGAAAa agTTATGAAGCTCGAATAGATGCACTACAAAGACAAGTGGAGGAACAAAGCATGACAATGTCCATGTACAGCAGTTATACACCTGAAGATTTCAATAACATTGAAGAAGATATTTTcg TCAACCCCTTGTTTGACGCAGAGAGCAACTGGACCGAGAGAGAATTCCAGCTGGCCGCTTGGGCCTTTCGCAAATGGAAATATCATCAATTCACAAGTCTTCGAGACGATCTCTGGGGCAACGCTATATTCCTCAAAGAAGCTAACGCTATTTCTGTCGAACTCAAAAAGAAG GTACAATTCCAGTTTACTTTACTCACGGATACGCTTTATTCACCACTTCCACCGGATCTTTTGCCCGTTGTGGATGATGTtttggaagaagaggaaagaccGTTCCCACGTACTATAGTCGCTGTAGAGGTTCAAGATACAAAGAATGGCGCAACACATTATTGGACACTCGATAAACTTAG acAAAAACTGGAATTGATGCGTGAAATGTACCACAATGAAGCAGAATTATCTCCAACATCTCCAGATTTCAATATTGAATCCATAACCGGAGGTGATCCATTCTACGATCGTTTTCCTTGGTTCCGAATGGTTGGCAG GTCCTTTATATATCTAAGCAATCTTATGTATCCTGTACCACTAATTCACAAAGTTGCAATAGTAAACGAAAAAGGAGATGTAAAAGGCTACTTGCGTGTGACTGTGCAAGCTGTCGTTG AGGAAAACAATGAATATTCAAGTGGCGTCAGACAATCAGCTAGAATTTCCTTCGAAGATGATCTATTTGGCAATAATCAAAAGCAGAATAAACGCAACATTCTATTGACTCAGACTCTTGAGAAGAATCGACAGATCTTGTTGCATGAAGAACGTGTTGTAGAAGGTCATAACGAgcaaaaggaaattaaagatGAGGATGATATTGGTGATGCAGACAGCGGTAGAGGCGACAGTTCAGTTTCTAGTGATATGAAGGAAGAAGATTTGCCAGACCACTTACAACTCGGTTCCGAATTCACATTCAGAGTTACTGTGTTGCAAGCAATGGGTATTTCTACCGAATATGCTGATATTTTTTGCCAATTTAA TTTCTTGCATCGACATGATGAAGCATTTTCAACGGAACCGGTTAAAAATACAGGAAAGGGTAATTCTCCTGGATTTTATCATGTACAAAAt atTACGGTAACAGTAACAAAGTCATTTTTGGAATATCTAAAAACTCAGCCGATTGTCTTCGAAGTTTTTGGACATTATCAACAACATCCTTTGCATAAAGATGCCAAACTTGAAta TGTGAGACAACCACCAAAGAGAATGCTTCCACCATCCATACCAATCAGTCAACCTGTACGTTCACCGAAATTTGGTAGCGTTTTACCATCTCCCAGTACATCACACGTACATGCAAAATACGATGTATTAGTTTGGTTCGAAATTTGTGAATTAGCGCCAAATGGTGAATATGTACCCTCCGTGGTCGATCATAGTGATGATCTACCATGCCGTGGATTATTTTTGCTGCATCAGGGAATTCAACGTCGTATTCGAATTACTATTGTTCACGAACCAGCATCTGAATTGCGATGGAAAGATGTTAGAGAATTGGTTGTAGGTCGTATTAGAAACACTCCAGaaccagaagaagaagacaatGATTCATCCGTGCTCTCATTAGGTCTATTTCCTGGTGAATATTTAGAAGTACCCGGTGATGATAGATGCATGTTCAGATTTGAAGCAGCATGGGATAGTTCTCTTCATAATTCAGCTTTGCTGAATAGAGTCACAGCATATGGAGAACAAATCTTTATGACCATTTCTGCATATCTCGaa ttGGAAAATTGTGGAAGGCCGGCGATCATCACAAAAGACTTAAGCATGATTATTTATGGCAGAGACGCTAGAGTAGGACCACGTTCTCTGAAGCATCTGTTCAGCGGAAGTTATCGCAATCAGGAAGCGAATAGGCTCAGTGGTGTTTACGAGTTGGTCCTACGTCGTTCTTCGGAAGCAG gtgTTCAGAGGCGACAACGTCGTGTATTAGACACCAGTTCTACATATGTtagaggagaagaaaatctTCATGGATGGAGACCTCGAGGAGATAGTTTAATATTCGATCATCAATgggaattagaaaaattgacgAGATTAGAAGAAGTGGGGAAAGTAAGACACACATTACTATTACGAGAAAAACTTGGTATTGATAAAGTATCATTCtgcaataaaatatcacaTGATTTCACCAAAAGTGAAAag GACGTTTGTAACATGATGGCGAAGGCAACAAACGAAACGCATGCTAGTCCGGTAAAATTGAAGCGTTCAACAAGTAAAGACATTTATGAACCTTGGGAAATGtccgagagagaaaaagaattagcTTTGAAATGTATCAAACTTATTCAAGGTCGAATTCCAAACAAAGAACCTATTTTATTGTCAGATGTTTCACCTGGAGAAGATATGGCTGATATGTCGACATCTATGATGTCTTCGGTGATATCATCTTCGTCTCAAGA GTTAAGTTCACCAGAAAGAGCTAGACTGCAGGAATTGCAGGAAAGTATATTAGCCAGTGAATCTGCTAGCCAATCATGTACTATTGCGCCGGCTCCGTTGGGTTCATCTTCTCCATCAAAGGAGAATTTAGTTCTCTACGTTCCAGAAGTCGAAGAAATACGTATCAGTCCAGTTATTGCTAGGAAAGGATATTTGAATGTTCTCGAACACAAGACTAATGGTTGGAAGAAACGCTGGGtg GCTGTGCGACGACCATATGTTTTAATCtttcgagaagaaaaggaTCCAGTGGAGAGAGCTCTTATTAATTTAGCTACTGCTCAAGTTGAATATTCTGAAGATCAATTAGCTATGGTAAAAGTACCAAATACTTTcag tgTAGTCACAAAACATCGaggatatttattacaaacattAGGAGACAAAGAGGTTTATGACTGGCTATATGCTATTAATCCTCTTCTTGCTGGTCAAATCAG GTCAAAACTAGCGCGCAAAGGTCCGGCAGCtacaaatttgaataatgcTTCACCTGTTGGTCTAATTCCGCCAATAGATCAACAATCGAACCAAAATAA GTATATTCATTAA
- the LOC107999361 gene encoding kinesin-like protein unc-104 isoform X26 has translation MSSVKVAVRVRPFNNREISREAQCIIEMSGSTTSILNPKAPPGSKDSVKSFNYDYSYFSMDPNDANYSSQLMVYKDIGEEMLEHAFEGYNVCIFAYGQTGAGKSYTMMGKQEEGQEGIIPQICKDLFRKISRNSNECLKYSVEVSYMEIYCERVRDLLNPKNKGNLRVREHPLLGPYVEDLSKLAVMSYQDIHDLIDEGNKARTVAATNMNETSSRSHAVFTIFFTQQKQDSATGLVTEKVSKISLVDLAGSERADSTGAKGTRLKEGANINKSLTTLGKVISALAEIATKKKKKADFIPYRDSVLTWLLRENLGGNSKTAMIAAVSPADINYDETLSTLRYADRAKQIVCKAVVNEDANAKLIRELKEEIQKLRELLKQEGIDVQEGDEIVRVVKREDDVKETRPRIPSHTTSTIAEEAVDQLQASEKLIAELNETWEEKLKRTELIRLQREAVFAEMGVAVKEDGVTVGVFSPKKTPHLVNLNEDPMMSECLIYYIKDGFTRIGSAEANIPQDIQLCGPHILSEHCVFENHEGIITLMPKKGALIYVNGREVTEPVILKTGSRVILGKNHVFRFNHPDQVRERREKGSPVETPGNGETVDWNFAQIELLEKQGIDLKAEMEKRLLVLEEQFRKEKEEADQLFEEQRKSYEARIDALQRQVEEQSMTMSMYSSYTPEDFNNIEEDIFVNPLFDAESNWTEREFQLAAWAFRKWKYHQFTSLRDDLWGNAIFLKEANAISVELKKKVQFQFTLLTDTLYSPLPPDLLPVVDDVLEEEERPFPRTIVAVEVQDTKNGATHYWTLDKLRQKLELMREMYHNEAELSPTSPDFNIESITGGDPFYDRFPWFRMVGRSFIYLSNLMYPVPLIHKVAIVNEKGDVKGYLRVTVQAVVEENNEYSSGVRQSARISFEDDLFGNNQKQNKRNILLTQTLEKNRQILLHEERVVEGHNEQKEIKDEDDIGDADSGRGDSSVSSDMKEEDLPDHLQLGSEFTFRVTVLQAMGISTEYADIFCQFNFLHRHDEAFSTEPVKNTGKGNSPGFYHVQNITVTVTKSFLEYLKTQPIVFEVFGHYQQHPLHKDAKLEYVRQPPKRMLPPSIPISQPVRSPKFGSVLPSPSTSHVHAKYDVLVWFEICELAPNGEYVPSVVDHSDDLPCRGLFLLHQGIQRRIRITIVHEPASELRWKDVRELVVGRIRNTPEPEEEDNDSSVLSLGLFPGEYLEVPGDDRCMFRFEAAWDSSLHNSALLNRVTAYGEQIFMTISAYLELENCGRPAIITKDLSMIIYGRDARVGPRSLKHLFSGSYRNQEANRLSGVYELVLRRSSEAGSPGVQRRQRRVLDTSSTYVRGEENLHGWRPRGDSLIFDHQWELEKLTRLEEVGKVRHTLLLREKLGIDKVSFCNKISHDFTKSEKDVCNMMAKATNETHASPVKLKRSTSKDIYEPWEMSEREKELALKCIKLIQGRIPNKEPILLSDVSPGEDMADMSTSMMSSVISSSSQELSSPERARLQELQESILASESASQSCTIAPAPLGSSSPSKENLVLYVPEVEEIRISPVIARKGYLNVLEHKTNGWKKRWVAVRRPYVLIFREEKDPVERALINLATAQVEYSEDQLAMVKVPNTFSVVTKHRGYLLQTLGDKEVYDWLYAINPLLAGQIRSKLARKGPAATNLNNASPVGLIPPIDQQSNQNKYIH, from the exons ATGTCGTCGGTAAAGGTGGCGGTGAGGGTACGACCCTTCAATAATCGAGAAATCTCGCGCGAGGCACAATGCATCATCGAAATGTCCGGCAGCACTACtt CGATATTAAATCCCAAAGCACCACCGGGCAGCAAAGATTCGGTCAAGAGCTTCAATTACGATTATTCCTATTTTTCCATGGAT CCAAATGACGCAAATTATTCTTCACAACTTATGGTCTATAAGGATATCGGTGAAGAGATGTTGGAACATGCCTTCGAAG GTTATAATGTCTGTATATTCGCATATGGACAAACTGGCGCAGGTAAATCGTATACTATGATGGGCAAACAAGAAGAGGGTCAAGAGGGAATAATACCTCAAATTTGCAAGgatctttttagaaaaatcagTCGTAATTCAAACGAGTGCCTGAAATATTCTGTAGAAGTCAGTTACATGGAAATATACTGCGAAAGAGTACGGGATCTCTTGAATCCTAAGAACAAGGGAAATCTTCGGGTAAGAGAACACCCTCTACTTGGACCGTATGTTGAGGATTTATCGAAATTGGCGGTGATGTCCTATCAAGATATTCATGATCTTATCGATGAAGGCAATAAAGCAAG aaCGGTAGCAGCtacaaatatgaatgaaacatCTAGCAGATCTCACGCTGTATTTACGATATTCTTTACACAACAAAAACAAGATTCTGCGACTGGATTAGTGACAGAAAAAGTTAGCAAAATTTCACTCGTCGATTTAGCAGGTTCTGAAAGGGCTGATTCTACTGGTGCAAAAGGTACAAGATTAAAAGAAGGtgctaatattaataaaagcttAACAACCCTTGGAAAAGTCATCAGTGCTCTAGCTGAAATT GcgactaaaaagaaaaagaaggctGATTTTATCCCTTATAGAGATTCTGTTCTAACATGGCTATTGAGAGAAAATCTAGGAGGTAATTCTAAAACAGCGATGATTGCGGCAGTGAGTCCAGCAGATATCAATTACGATGAAACTCTTTCTACTTTAcg ATACGCAGACAGAGCGAAACAAATAGTTTGCAAGGCTGTCGTTAATGAAGATGCAAACGCGAAACTTATCAGGGAACTTAAAGAAGAGATTCAGAAGCTACGAGAATTGCTGAAACAAGAGGGTATTGATGTACAAGAAG GAGACGAAATTGTCCGAGTAGTCAAACGTGAGGACGATGTGAAGGAAACTCGACCTAGAATCCCGTCACACACTACATCGACTATCGCTGAAGAAGCAGTAGATCAATTGCAAGCTTCGGAAAAACTTATAGctg aattgaatgaaacatgggaagagaaattgaaacgaaCCGAGCTAATTCGTTTGCAACGTGAGGCAGTGTTCGCTGAAATGGGAGTTGCTGTGAAAGAGGACGGTGTTACTGTTGGTGTGTTCTCTCCAAAAAAGACTCCTCACTTGGTGAATCTGAACGAGGATCCTATGATGTctgaatgtttaatttattacatcaagGATGGCTTCACGCGTATCGGTAGTGCCGAAGCTAACATACCACAAGATATTCAGCTATGTGGACCTCATATATTAAGTGAACACTGTGTTTTTGAGAATCACGAGGGTATTATTACTCTAATGCCCAAAAAAGGAgctttaatttatgtaaatggaCGCGAAGTCACTGAGCCAGTTATTTTGAAAACCGGATCTCGTGTCATTTTAGGAAAGAATCATGTATTCAGATTCAATCATCCTGATCAag ttcgcgaacgaagagaaaaaggatcTCCCGTTGAAACTCCTGGAAATGGAGAGACAGTTGACTGGAACTTTGCACAGATCGAATTGTTAGAAAAGCAAGGAATCGATTTAAAGGCTGAAATGGAGAAAAGACTATTAGTTCTGGAAGAACAATTCCgtaaagagaaggaagaagcaGATCAATTGTTCGAAGAACAAAGAAAa agTTATGAAGCTCGAATAGATGCACTACAAAGACAAGTGGAGGAACAAAGCATGACAATGTCCATGTACAGCAGTTATACACCTGAAGATTTCAATAACATTGAAGAAGATATTTTcg TCAACCCCTTGTTTGACGCAGAGAGCAACTGGACCGAGAGAGAATTCCAGCTGGCCGCTTGGGCCTTTCGCAAATGGAAATATCATCAATTCACAAGTCTTCGAGACGATCTCTGGGGCAACGCTATATTCCTCAAAGAAGCTAACGCTATTTCTGTCGAACTCAAAAAGAAG GTACAATTCCAGTTTACTTTACTCACGGATACGCTTTATTCACCACTTCCACCGGATCTTTTGCCCGTTGTGGATGATGTtttggaagaagaggaaagaccGTTCCCACGTACTATAGTCGCTGTAGAGGTTCAAGATACAAAGAATGGCGCAACACATTATTGGACACTCGATAAACTTAG acAAAAACTGGAATTGATGCGTGAAATGTACCACAATGAAGCAGAATTATCTCCAACATCTCCAGATTTCAATATTGAATCCATAACCGGAGGTGATCCATTCTACGATCGTTTTCCTTGGTTCCGAATGGTTGGCAG GTCCTTTATATATCTAAGCAATCTTATGTATCCTGTACCACTAATTCACAAAGTTGCAATAGTAAACGAAAAAGGAGATGTAAAAGGCTACTTGCGTGTGACTGTGCAAGCTGTCGTTG AGGAAAACAATGAATATTCAAGTGGCGTCAGACAATCAGCTAGAATTTCCTTCGAAGATGATCTATTTGGCAATAATCAAAAGCAGAATAAACGCAACATTCTATTGACTCAGACTCTTGAGAAGAATCGACAGATCTTGTTGCATGAAGAACGTGTTGTAGAAGGTCATAACGAgcaaaaggaaattaaagatGAGGATGATATTGGTGATGCAGACAGCGGTAGAGGCGACAGTTCAGTTTCTAGTGATATGAAGGAAGAAGATTTGCCAGACCACTTACAACTCGGTTCCGAATTCACATTCAGAGTTACTGTGTTGCAAGCAATGGGTATTTCTACCGAATATGCTGATATTTTTTGCCAATTTAA TTTCTTGCATCGACATGATGAAGCATTTTCAACGGAACCGGTTAAAAATACAGGAAAGGGTAATTCTCCTGGATTTTATCATGTACAAAAt atTACGGTAACAGTAACAAAGTCATTTTTGGAATATCTAAAAACTCAGCCGATTGTCTTCGAAGTTTTTGGACATTATCAACAACATCCTTTGCATAAAGATGCCAAACTTGAAta TGTGAGACAACCACCAAAGAGAATGCTTCCACCATCCATACCAATCAGTCAACCTGTACGTTCACCGAAATTTGGTAGCGTTTTACCATCTCCCAGTACATCACACGTACATGCAAAATACGATGTATTAGTTTGGTTCGAAATTTGTGAATTAGCGCCAAATGGTGAATATGTACCCTCCGTGGTCGATCATAGTGATGATCTACCATGCCGTGGATTATTTTTGCTGCATCAGGGAATTCAACGTCGTATTCGAATTACTATTGTTCACGAACCAGCATCTGAATTGCGATGGAAAGATGTTAGAGAATTGGTTGTAGGTCGTATTAGAAACACTCCAGaaccagaagaagaagacaatGATTCATCCGTGCTCTCATTAGGTCTATTTCCTGGTGAATATTTAGAAGTACCCGGTGATGATAGATGCATGTTCAGATTTGAAGCAGCATGGGATAGTTCTCTTCATAATTCAGCTTTGCTGAATAGAGTCACAGCATATGGAGAACAAATCTTTATGACCATTTCTGCATATCTCGaa ttGGAAAATTGTGGAAGGCCGGCGATCATCACAAAAGACTTAAGCATGATTATTTATGGCAGAGACGCTAGAGTAGGACCACGTTCTCTGAAGCATCTGTTCAGCGGAAGTTATCGCAATCAGGAAGCGAATAGGCTCAGTGGTGTTTACGAGTTGGTCCTACGTCGTTCTTCGGAAGCAGGTAGCCCAG gtgTTCAGAGGCGACAACGTCGTGTATTAGACACCAGTTCTACATATGTtagaggagaagaaaatctTCATGGATGGAGACCTCGAGGAGATAGTTTAATATTCGATCATCAATgggaattagaaaaattgacgAGATTAGAAGAAGTGGGGAAAGTAAGACACACATTACTATTACGAGAAAAACTTGGTATTGATAAAGTATCATTCtgcaataaaatatcacaTGATTTCACCAAAAGTGAAAag GACGTTTGTAACATGATGGCGAAGGCAACAAACGAAACGCATGCTAGTCCGGTAAAATTGAAGCGTTCAACAAGTAAAGACATTTATGAACCTTGGGAAATGtccgagagagaaaaagaattagcTTTGAAATGTATCAAACTTATTCAAGGTCGAATTCCAAACAAAGAACCTATTTTATTGTCAGATGTTTCACCTGGAGAAGATATGGCTGATATGTCGACATCTATGATGTCTTCGGTGATATCATCTTCGTCTCAAGA GTTAAGTTCACCAGAAAGAGCTAGACTGCAGGAATTGCAGGAAAGTATATTAGCCAGTGAATCTGCTAGCCAATCATGTACTATTGCGCCGGCTCCGTTGGGTTCATCTTCTCCATCAAAGGAGAATTTAGTTCTCTACGTTCCAGAAGTCGAAGAAATACGTATCAGTCCAGTTATTGCTAGGAAAGGATATTTGAATGTTCTCGAACACAAGACTAATGGTTGGAAGAAACGCTGGGtg GCTGTGCGACGACCATATGTTTTAATCtttcgagaagaaaaggaTCCAGTGGAGAGAGCTCTTATTAATTTAGCTACTGCTCAAGTTGAATATTCTGAAGATCAATTAGCTATGGTAAAAGTACCAAATACTTTcag tgTAGTCACAAAACATCGaggatatttattacaaacattAGGAGACAAAGAGGTTTATGACTGGCTATATGCTATTAATCCTCTTCTTGCTGGTCAAATCAG GTCAAAACTAGCGCGCAAAGGTCCGGCAGCtacaaatttgaataatgcTTCACCTGTTGGTCTAATTCCGCCAATAGATCAACAATCGAACCAAAATAA GTATATTCATTAA